The genomic segment TACCATTTGtacgttgaaatcctaacccagGCACCTCAGAGTGTGACTGTATTGGGGGCAGGGTCTTTACTGAGGTGATTAAAATGGGGTCACAATCGTGGTCCTGACCCAgcgtgactggtgtccttgtaagcaGAAGAGATCAGGACGCAGACGTGCACACAGGGACGACCACATGAGAGCACGGGGGAAGGCGGCCCATCAGgagccaaggagagaggactCCGAGGAACCCCACCCTCATGACAGCTCGTCTGCgactcctggcctccagagctggggGAAGATGGCTTTCTGGTGTGTAAGTGGCCCTACCTGTGGTGTTTTGCTGCGGCGTCCCAGGCAAGCTAATACAGAGCCCAGGGGTCCCTGAAGCCCACGTGGAGAAGTAAAGGCTGAACAGAAGGAGCTCCGAGAAAGACGACCGGGGAAGACGGCCCCGCCGTACCAGACACTAAGATGTCGCGGCGTCCACGGAGGTAGCCCTGTCCTGGTGGGCCGGATGCAGCCCAGTGCGAGAGAAGGGCTCGCTGACAGACCTCGCGGGAACTTGTATGTGTGCACAGAAatggaagcagactgagaatttGATAGAGAACGGGAAACTATGAGAAGAACCAGATGGAAAGTCTAGAACTAAAACAGAGTAGATGCATAGAAAGATTTAGCAACCTGGAAGGTCTGAAGAAGACGGACCGTGCCGAGCAGGCtgctgggaggtggaggggacCCCACAGAAGGTCCACACACGCACCTTGGGaacagaaggagaggaaagaaagaatgaggcAGACCTGGTGTCTAAGGAATAATcgctgataatttttaaaaatcgatGGGAGAACTTGTAGAAGCATGAGAGACTGCGAGCACGGTGACCCGAAGACACCAAGCTTCCAGCAGTGGGGGAACCAGTTACCTGCCCGCAGTGACGGTAAGACCCACAGGTGACCTCTCAGCAGCAGCAGGGAGCAGCCGGCGAAGCGGAGCTGCGGGAGCAGAGCCTGGCTCCAGCCTCGCAGAGCTGACAGTGCAGGGGTGGTCAGATGCTGAGAAGCAACAGATTAACGGCCAGGGCAGATCAAAGTCAGTGTCATTCGTACAGGACTAGAAGGAAGCTGATGCAGCTGTGTCAGCGACAGACACAGTGGCCTAAACCTAGAAGATTAAGCAGAAGATAGTACTGGAGACACTTCTTAGCAATAAAAGGTTTAATTTACAAGGTGATAGAACAATTCTAAATGTCATGCACCTAAAGACATAACCTCaaaatacagaaaggaaaataGTGTGAAAGAGACTCACAGCACAGAATCATTTATGTGGGTTAAAGCACACCCACCAGGAACACAACGCATCTGCTGACAAAACACAAGTCCTCCTCCCGGGAGGCACGCTGAGCACTAGGCGCTGGtgcggggggagggagggggcttggGGTGTGTGGGCAACGGTGAGGTCGGGACAGCCAGGAAGAAGGGCCGTGCTGGATTAACCCGGCTTCTGCCCCCAAGTGCCAGGGGAGAAGCGGGGCGGCAGGTCAGGGAGGGGGTGCCACCTGCTCACTGGGCCCGTCAGGCTTTGGATGAAAAACATTCTTGTTTCTGAGGGAAGTGGCAGGTGCTACTAGTGCCGCCGGACCTGCCGGGAAGCCTGAGTCCACCGGCCAGCTGAGGGTGGCTGCAGGTTCCACTCCGAGGAGCTGGGATCTCAGGCAAAGGAGGCCATCCAAGTGGGCGCAGGGGCGGGGCACATGGGGCCCAGGAGGGCCAGGCAGAGGGGCTGGCCACCACAGAGACTGACCAGGTCCGAGGTGGAGTGGGACCTTCCCGGGAGCTGGAGATCAAGCTCCCCGCTGCTCAGGAGCTGTCCCCTGCTCCGGTGCTGAAGCTCCCTGGAGAGGCGGCAAGAGCCTTTGGAGCTTCAGCTGCTGCCACTGTGCTCCCGTCccagggtgaggggaggagaggagctggCTGTGTGCGCGGGTGGGAGGGGGCCATGGCCTGCCTGGTGTGGGCTGATGTTCGTGAGCAGATGGCAGAGGAGGGCTTTGAAATTCTCCTGCTGCTGGTGCTCAGGAGCGGCCAGGGGTCCGGTGGAGTTTGGCCAGGGCCTCCCTGATGTCACGGTTCCGCAGGCAGTAGATGATGGGGTTGAGCAGTGGGGTCACAACCGAATAGACCACGGACACCAGCTTGTTGAGGTCAAAGGAGCTGATGGCGCGAGGCCGGGCATACATGAAGATGGTGGTGGTGTAGAAGATGGCCACGACCACCAGGTGGGAAgcacaggtggagaaggccttCTGGCGGCCGGCCCTTCCTGAGATCCTCAGCACTGTGGCCAGGATGCGGGCATAGGAGACCATGGTCACCAGCAGGGAGGTTGTGAGCACAGCCAGGGCTGCTATGAAGTCCAGCACTTCGATGGTGGTGGTGTCTGAGCAGGAGAGCTGCAGCAGGGGTGAGATGTCACAGAAGAAGTGGTTGAGGACATTGGGGCCGCAGAACCTGAGGCGGGAGATGAGAGCCGTGGACACGAAGGAGGCCAGGAAGCCACCCAGCCAGGCGCTAAGGGCCAGGCTCAGGCAGAGCCTCCAGTCCATGATGGCCGCATAGTGCAGTGGGCAACAGATGGCCAGGTACCGGTCACAGGCCATGGTAGCCAAGAGGAAGCACTCAGAGGAgcccagggagaggaagaggaacagCTGGGTGAGGCACCCTGAGAAGGAGATGGTCCTCGCCCAAGCCAGGAGGCCGGCCAGCAGCTTGGGGATGGTGACTGAGGTGTACAGGGTCTCCAGCACCGACAGGTTGgccaggaagaagtacatgggtgtgTGCAGTTGGCAGCTGGCTCCGACAGTCACCACAATGACCAGGTGCTCCAGGACAGTCACCACATAGATAGTGAGGAATGACCCGAACAGCAGGGCCTGCAGATGGCACAGCTCTGGGAAGCCCAGCAAAATGAACTCTGTCACCAAGGTCTCGGTGGAGTTGCTCATAGCCGCGCCTGGCAGGGAGGTCACTTCTGAGCACCCTGGACAGCAGAGAGATGCAAGTGTGATGTGTGCTGGGCCAGGCCCTCTGCTTCACTGAGCAGGCGGCTGGGTCATGAGAGCTAGGTGGGGGCACTGTCACCCCTTCTCAAAGCTGCTGCAGCAGCACTAACATGCCCCCCACCTCTGAGTCCAGCACACGTGGTACCCAGAGCTCACACCTGGCCAGTATGTGCAGATACACCTCTTCCTTGCACACTGAGGTGGAAGCTCTCGGGTGCATATTCTTCTCTGCCCCAACACACAGGCACGTGGACAGGTGTGGGAGTGTGCatgctcatacacacacacacacacgcacatccaggtgcatgcacacacacatcagaTGCACAAACACCCAGTCACATAGGTGGCGTGTGCACACAGCAGGAGAAAAGACCCAATCTGCCTGGTGTGCCTTCTT from the Vicugna pacos chromosome 11, VicPac4, whole genome shotgun sequence genome contains:
- the LOC102545968 gene encoding olfactory receptor 6A2-like: MSNSTETLVTEFILLGFPELCHLQALLFGSFLTIYVVTVLEHLVIVVTVGASCQLHTPMYFFLANLSVLETLYTSVTIPKLLAGLLAWARTISFSGCLTQLFLFLSLGSSECFLLATMACDRYLAICCPLHYAAIMDWRLCLSLALSAWLGGFLASFVSTALISRLRFCGPNVLNHFFCDISPLLQLSCSDTTTIEVLDFIAALAVLTTSLLVTMVSYARILATVLRISGRAGRQKAFSTCASHLVVVAIFYTTTIFMYARPRAISSFDLNKLVSVVYSVVTPLLNPIIYCLRNRDIREALAKLHRTPGRS